The DNA sequence GGGGACGGTGTCGTAGTTCCAGTCGTAGCGTCCGCGGAAGAGCTTCGAGAACGCGGCCGGGACGTGCAGTTCGAGCGCGGTGTCGGGGCCGCCGGCCTCCAGCAGCAGGACGGAGACCCCCGGGTCTTCGCTCAGCCGCGCGGCCACTGCAGCGCCGGACGAGCCCGCACCGACGATCACGTAGTCGGCGGACAGGTCGTGCGCGCTCATGCGCGGAACGCCTGGACGAGCGTGCCGGCGAGCCGGGCGAGGTTGCCGTCCATCCGGTAGCGCGTGAAGCCCTCACTCACGGCGGCGCCGGTCCGCGCGTCGACGAACCACGGGGGCTTGGGGAGGACCGAGAAGCGGCTCCCCCGCAGCGACCGGGGGAACGGTCGGAACGGACCGCGCGTGATCGAGCGCTCCACGCCGTCCAGCAGAAGGGCGTTGTGCACGACGCCGATGCCGCTGTGGACGTCCTGCAGGGTGGCGCCAGGGAACCCTCCCCACGTGAGCGTCGGGGTGAGGAATCCGAACGCCGTCCACGAGTTGATCGCGATCGCGCCGTAGCGGAGCTCGGCGATCGCCCGCTCGAATCCGTCTCCGAGCGCGGACTGTGTCGCCGGATCGATCAGCACGTTCGCACCGAGGGTGCCCACGAGCGCGTCGTTCGCGTGCGCGACGGCGGCGTCGAGGAACTCCTGTCCGTTGCCCGGCAGGTCGACGACACCGAGGACGGGCGCGAAGTACTCCGTCGTCTCCAGGGCGGCGGCATCCGCACCGGCTCGCACTTCGACCAGGAGGCGTGAGCCGTCGCCGCACCGGCGGGCATCCGGGTAGCTCGCCGCGGCGGTGTCGAGCTTCTCGTCGCTGCGGGGGTACCAGACCGGCCGTGCCGGCGCCGCATCGAACGCGCGGCGGAGCTCGCGCAGGAACGCGGCCCGCTGCGGCCAGTCGGCGCTGAGGATCACGACCTGCCCGGCGATGCAGTTGTGTCCGCTGTTCTGCAGGCGCATCGTGACCACGTGCTCGGCCTGGAAGCGGAGGTCGGCCGCGCTCCAGGTACCCGGCACGACGATGATCGGTGAGACGCCCCCGAGCTCGGAAGTGATGGGCTTCTTCAGCTGCGGCCGGTCCTCGCGCCGCCGACGGGTGCCCGCCGCCCCCGTTCCCCACACGATCGCATCGAACGTGGGGGCAGCACCCGTGATGTGCACGTGGTCGACCTGCGGGTGGCCCGTCAGGTAGGCGCCGACGTCGCCTGCACCGGTGACGATGCGCAGCAGCCCCGGCTCGATGAGCGGGGCGAGCGCGCGCTCGAACACCGGTACGAGGGAGTCCTGCGTCGGGTTGACCTTGAGGATCACGACGCGGTTGTGCGCGAGCAGTTCGTACAGGACGTCGAGCACGGGGATCGAGGTGACGTTCCCGGCGCCCAGCACGAGTCCGATGCCGCCGCTGCGCGTCGGGTGGCGCTGGCCGAGGCCCGCCGCCATGAGCGCCTCGTGCCGGGTGACTCCCGCCTCGAACCACACTTCGCCGGTGTAGCCGGAGAGCAGCACGGAGTCCATCGCCGCGAGCGGGAACACGTGCGCGCGGAGGCGCCCGCCGGGAGCGGCATCCGTCTTCACGCCGTCCAGGGGACTGCGTCCGCTCGCCAGCGCCTCGAGGCTGCGGCGATAGGCCTCGAGGGCGACGAGCGTCGCGTACGGACCGCTCAGCCATTCCTCGCCACGCAGCGGATGCCGCGGGTCGAGTCCTTTCGAGGTCGCGGCCGTCTCGGCCCATTCCTGCGCGACCGCCGACACGGTGGCGTGCAGCCGCTCCAGCAGGCGCGCGCGTTGCGCGAGGGTCAGATGCGACCACGTCCGAGTGCCGGCGCTCAGGTCGTCGATCGCGGCGTCGAGCCGGTCGGCACCGTCCGGGAGCGCCTCGGTGGACGGGGCGGGGGCTTTCACGCTGGACGACACGGCGCTCTCCTTCGGGCGGGCCTTCAGCTTACGGCGCGGAACTGAGTTCCATCATCGGTGCGCCTCGATCTCACGACGTGATGGTCGAGACCGCGTCGCGCACCGCGCGCATGCCCGCGAGGGTCTCGGCGAAGCTCGTCGACAGCGGCGACAGTCCGATCCGCAGGCCTGCGGGATCGCGGTAGTCCGGGATGACGTCCTGCGTCCACAGCCGCGCGGTCACGTCGCGCATGGATGGATGCTGCAGCGTCACGTGACCGCCGCGCTCGGCGGCATCACGCGGCGAGGCGACCGTGACGCCGAGCGGGGCGAGCAGATCGTCGGCCAGGGCGATCGCGAACTCGGTGAGGGCGACGGACTTCTCGCGGATCGCCGGGATGCCGACCTCGGCGATCAGGTCGACCATGTCGCGCACCGGCAGCATGCCGATGATCGGCGGGGTCCCCGAGAGGACGCGCCGGATACCGGGCGCCGGGGTGTAGCCGGGACCCATCGCGAAGACGTCCGCGGTGCCCATCCAGCCCTGGATGGGCTGGGCGAGACGCGACTGCAGGTGCTCGGCGACGTAGGCGAACGCGGGCGCACCCGGTCCGCCGTTGAGGTACTTGTACGTGCAGCCGACGGCGAGGTCGAAGCCCCACGCATCCGCCTGCACCGCGACCGAGCCCGCCGAGTGGCACAGGTCCCAGAGGATGAGCGCCCCCGCGTCGTGCGCGATGCGGGTGAGTGCTTCGGCGTCGGCCAGGTACCCCGAGCGGTACGCGATCTGGCTGATCACGACGACGGCCGTCGCAGGTCCGGTGGCATCCCGCAGCTGGGCGGCGCTCACACCCGCCGACCGGTCGACATCGATCCACCGCACGCGTCCTCCGCGCTCGGCGGCGATGCCCTCGACGAGGTAGCGGTCGGTCGGGAAGTTGTCGGTGTCGATCACGATCTCGACTCGGGCGGGGTCGGCGGCGCGCTGCGCGTCGAACGCCGCGCGGATGAGCTTGTACAGCAGCACGGTCGTGGAGTCGCCGATCACCGTCTGCCCGGGCGCCGCGCCGATGACCGAGCGCCCGATCGCGTCGCCGATCCGGAACGGCAGCTCCATCCAGGACTCGTCCCAGCCGCGGATGAGCCGCCCGCCCCACTCCTCGTGCACGAACCGTCCGAGGGTCTCGGCGCTGCGGCGCAGCGGCCGCCCGAGGGAGTTCCCGTCGAAGTACACCAGCGGGCTCTCCGCACCGATGAACGCATCGCGGTACGGGGCGAGCGGGTCGGCCGCATCGAGCTCGGCCGCCCGGGCGGTCAGTTCGTCAGCGATGGTCGTCATGGATCAGCTCCTCAGTGGGGACGACGGTGGCGCCGGCCAGCCAGGCGGGGACTTCATCCACGGATCCGGGCGCCTCTCCCGCCACGAACGACGCGACACCGTGCGGTGCCTCGCGCAACGGCCACGGGTCGGCCAGTGCCGCGACCAGGGCGGGTCCGCGCACGCCCGCGGAATCCAGCGAGGCCAGTTCGTCCGGCTGGATGCCGCTCGCACGGTCGCCGTTGCCGAGATCGGTGCCGTAGAGGACGCGCCCGCCCGCCGCGGCGAACGTGGTCAGATTGATCGTCGCGCGCTCACGGTCGGGCCCGTCGTGGATCGACAACGTGGAGATCCACCGCTGCCCCATGGCCCGGGCGCGCGCGATCGACGCTGGATCGGCCCATTCGCTGAACGGCGTGTGCGCGAGGGCGTCGACGCCGGCGTCGAGCGCGCGGCGCAGCATCCCCTCGCCTTCGACGTGGGCGACCACGGGCAGCCCGCGGGCGTGCGCGGAGGCGACGATCGCCTGCAGCGTCTCGAGGTCGAACACCGGACCCGAGGAGAAGTTGAGGGCGACCTTGATCACCGACGCTCCGCACGTGTGCTGTTCGTCGATCGCGGTCGCGACGCCGCCGGGCACCCCGGCGTCGAGCGAAATGTTCGTGATCTCGTGCGTGGTCTCCGGGGGCGCCCACGATCGACCGACCGGATAGCCTCCCGGTGCGGTCAGGAATGCCCCCGCATAGGCGACGGCGGGGAAGCCGCCGCCCGGCCGGCGCGCCAGGGCGATCGGATCTCCGCCGAGGTCCACGACGGCGGCGATGCCGTGACGGGACAGCGGGGCCTCGTCGATCAGGTGGGTGTGCACGTGGTGATCTGTGAAGGCCGGCAGCGCGGTCCCGCGCTCGCCGGTGACCGCGCGCCGGCACGGCCGGGCATCAGGTCCGAGCAGCTCGTGCAGGGCGGAGAGATCGGCGTGCGGCATCCGTCACCCGCCGATCTCGGTCCTGACCGCGAACAGCTCGGGGAAGAACGTGAGCTCCAGTGCCCGCTGCAGGAACGGCACGCCGCTCGAGCCGCCCGTCCCCTTCTTGAACCCGATGATGCGGTCGACGGTCTTCAGGTGCCGGAATCGCCAGAGCTGGAAGTTGTCCTCGAGGTCCACGAGCTCCTCGCACGTCTCGTATGCGGCCCAGTGCGTCTGCGGATCGGCATAGATCTCGGCGAACAGGGGCACGAGTTCGGGGGTGAACGTCCACGCCTTGGTGACATCGCGTTCGAGGACGGAGCCGGGGATGCCGTAGCCCTGCCGGGCGAGCAGGCGCAAGAACTCGTCGTACAGGCTGGGTGCCTCCAGCGCGTCGCGCACGAGGGCGTGTGCGGCGGCATCCGCGTCGAACACGCGCAGCATCGCGGCGTTCTTGTTGCCGAGCGTGAACTCCACCGCGCGGTACTGCGCGGACTGGAAGCCGCTCGCGTTGCCCAGCACTCCGCGGAACTGCGCGTACTCGGCGGGGGTGAGCGTCGCGAGCACCGACCACTGCTCGGTGAGCGTGCGCTGGATGTGCTTGACGCGCGCGATGCACTTGAGGGCCGGAGCGAGCCGGTCTTCGCGCAGGAAGACGCACGCGCCGGAGAGCTCGTGCAGGACGAGCTTGAGCCACAGCTCGGTCGTCTGGTGCTGGATGATGAACAGCAGCTCATCGTGATGCTCCGGGGAGCTCAGCGGATGCTGCGCCGCGAGCAGGGTGTCCAGCTCGAGGTAACCGCCGTAGCTCATGCGGTCGGAGAAGTCCGTGACGACCGACTCTTCGATCGTCCGGGTGTTCTGCTGCACGCCGTCGCTCACCCGCTCAGCCTAGTGAGCGGGGCGCGCTCAGATCAGAGACAGCTCGCGCAGCTTCGACTCGACGTCGGCGTTCGACGGCTCGACGTGGTGCGACGAGTCGGGGTACACGACCACGGGGATCTGCGTGCGTCCGGAGATCTCGCGGGCGATGTCCGCGGCGGCGGGCTCGGCCACCAGATCGACGTAGGTGTACTCCACGCCGAGGCCGTCGAGCTGGCTCTTGGTGCGGATGCAGTCGCGGCACCAGTCGGCACCGAACACCGTCAGGGAGGAGGGTGAAGAAGTCATCCCTCCATCCTCCCGCATGCAGCCTGGATGACGGCCGGATGCCCGGCACGGGGTCGCATGGCACGATTAGACCGGCATGCACCTCTCGATCGTCGTCCCGACCTACAACGAGGCTCCCAACATCGCGGAGCTCGTTCGGCGTGTCACGACCGAGACGGCGGGCATCGACGCGGAGATCGTCTTCGTCGACGACAGCACGGACGACACTCCCGACGTGATCGCCGCGGTCGCGGCGGAGGCGACGATCCCGGTCCGCCTGATCCACCGCGCGCGGCGCACCGGCGGTCTCGGCGGTGCGGTCCTGGAGGGCATCGCCGCCGCGGCGGCGGATGCCTGCCTCGTGATGGACGGCGATCTGCAGCATCCCCCCGAGGAGATCCCCGCGCTCTACGCCAGATTCCTGCAGGGCGACGTCGACGTCGTGATCGCCTCCCGCTACGCCGGCGACGGGACCTCGGCGGGCCTGGCCGGACGCACCCGTGTCATGGTCTCGAAGGCCTCGACGGCGCTCACCCGCGCGATGTTCCCCATCCGGCTCAAGGACGTCAGCGATCCGATGACCGGATTCTTCCTGATCGACCGGCGGGCGCTGGATGCCGAGACCCTGCGTCCGCGGGGCTTCAAGATCCTGCTCGAGATCCTCGCCCGCAAGAACCTGCGCGTCGCCGAAGTGCCGTTCGAGTTCGCGGACCGTCACGCGGGGGATTCGAAGGCCTCCGTGCGCCAGGGGCTGCACTTCCTCACCCAGCTGACCGCACTGCGCTTCGGGAAGATGTCGCTGTTCGCCGTGATCGGCGGACTCGGGGCCCTGGCGAACGTCGCCCTGGTGTGGGCGCTCACCCACCTCGGCGTCAACTACCTCATCGCCGCGATCGTCGCGTCCGAGGTCACGATCATCGGCAACTTCCTGCTGCAGGAGCGCTTCGTCTTCCACGACATGAAGGGGGCGGCATCCGGCGTCTGGTCGCGCTTCGCGAAGTCGTTCACCTTCAACAACGCGGAACTGCTGATCCGCATCCCCATCGTGGCCCTCATGGTGAACACCGGTCACATCTCCGCCGTGATCGCCACGGCGATCACGCTCGTCGTCGCCTTCATCGTGCGCTTCGTGTTCCACTCACTCGTGGTCTACGCGCCGCGGAAGGCGGGCGCTCCCGTGAGCGCCGGTCGCCGCTTCGTCGACGAGCTCGATGCGCAGGCGATGTCTCCCGGTGAACTCTGACGGGGCGATCAGCCGATCAGGTTGATGATGTCATTCACGTTCATGCCGTAGTTCACGCGCACCACCGGGAGCGCGAGCTTGTCGGTGCCGATCGTGACGTATCCCGGCTCGATCGTGCGCGCCATCTCGAAGCCCGCTTCGCGCAGCGCTTCCTTCGCCGTCTCGTTGTAGTGCCCGAACGGGTAGGCCATGACCTCTTTCACGCCGAGCACGTCGGCGGAGGCCTGCATATCGGCGACGATCTCGGGGATGCTCCAGTTCACGATGCGACCCTGGCCGTTCGCGCCCGCCTGGTGCATGTCGTGGGTGTGGGAGCGACGCAGCACGTACGGGCTCGGCGCCGGGTCCTGGCGGTAGGCGGTGATCATGAACGACGTCGACAGCAGCTTGTACTTGTCGATCACCGGCACCGCGAGGTCGAACCAGGTCTGGTCGGCGTCGTCGTCCGTGATGACGACGGAGTGATTGGGCAGCCAGAGCCGGCCGTCGATGAAGGCGCTCAGCTCGTCCCACGTCGGGAGGTAGAACCCGCCGGTGGCGACATGGTTCATGTGCGCGTCGAAGTCGCCGATGTACGCGTAGTTGCCGCGCAGCCACCCGTCCTCGCCCTCGGGCCGCGTCGTGAACTGGTGGTACATCATGATCGGGATCCGTGCGTTCTCCGCCACGTTCTCGTCCGGTGTCTTCCACGACCCGTACAGCGTGATCTGCTGGTCGGTGCACGCGACGAGCTCGGAGCCGTTGACGCGGGACGGGATGCTGAACGCGGCCGCCTCTGCGGGATCGGCGTACCAGCCGGCGAACACCATGCCGTCGCGAGAGGGGATCGGAAGCCCGGAATACAGGGCGCCCTGCGTCTGGAGCATGGGCGCATCGGCGACTCCGTCGCCGGCGAAGCTCACGGCGCACGCGTTCGGGTCGTCGGTCGAATCCAGCAGCTGCTGCGCGGCCGTGAGCGGGGTCTGGGTCGGCTCGGGCGTCGGATCGCTCGTCGCATCGGCCGGCGCGGGAGCGGCATCCGCCCCACCGCGGTTCAGCGCGATCACCGAGATCGTGACGACGAGCGCGGCGACGAGCACGAGGGCGGAGATGAAGGCGGTGAGGCGCCGACGGCGCCGCACCCGCGCGGACGGGCGACGCCTGCGCGCGCCGCTGCGTGTGGAATCAGTCACTCTGGTCGGCCCCAACCGTTTCGAGGCGATGTCGCTCGCCTGCCCCTCGCACATCGTACGACCGCATCTTGCGCCTGCCTGGGAAGTCGGCCGGTGGGTACGCTGTGGCCATGACAACGCTCGTCCTCACCGTCGTCGGCCCCGATCGCGCCGGCCTGGTCGCCGCCGTCGCCGATGTCGTGGACGCGCACGGCGGCAACTGGGAGAACAGCCAGCTCGCCGAGCTCGCGGGCGCGTTCGCGGGCATCGTCCAGGTCTCGGTCGACGAGACCCGCGTCGAGGAGCTGCGCGCCGCGCTCTCGGCGCTGGACGGGCTCCTCACCGTCACCGCGCACGCCGGTGCCGGCGAGGGTGTCTCGACACCCGACCGCGAGTTCTCGTTCCGGGTGCTCGGCAACGACCGCCCCGGCATCGTGCGGGAGGTCTCCACCGCGCTGAGCTCGCAGGGCCTGAGCATCGAGCGGATGAGCACCGAGACGTACGACGCGGCGATGGCCGGCGGCAGGCTGTTCGAGGCCTCCATCAGCGCCCGGGTGCCGGCATCCGTCGACGTCGACGCCGTCCAGGCGGCGCTCGAGG is a window from the Microbacterium lacus genome containing:
- a CDS encoding glutaredoxin family protein, translating into MTSSPSSLTVFGADWCRDCIRTKSQLDGLGVEYTYVDLVAEPAAADIAREISGRTQIPVVVYPDSSHHVEPSNADVESKLRELSLI
- a CDS encoding kynureninase; amino-acid sequence: MTTIADELTARAAELDAADPLAPYRDAFIGAESPLVYFDGNSLGRPLRRSAETLGRFVHEEWGGRLIRGWDESWMELPFRIGDAIGRSVIGAAPGQTVIGDSTTVLLYKLIRAAFDAQRAADPARVEIVIDTDNFPTDRYLVEGIAAERGGRVRWIDVDRSAGVSAAQLRDATGPATAVVVISQIAYRSGYLADAEALTRIAHDAGALILWDLCHSAGSVAVQADAWGFDLAVGCTYKYLNGGPGAPAFAYVAEHLQSRLAQPIQGWMGTADVFAMGPGYTPAPGIRRVLSGTPPIIGMLPVRDMVDLIAEVGIPAIREKSVALTEFAIALADDLLAPLGVTVASPRDAAERGGHVTLQHPSMRDVTARLWTQDVIPDYRDPAGLRIGLSPLSTSFAETLAGMRAVRDAVSTITS
- a CDS encoding glycosyltransferase family 2 protein codes for the protein MHLSIVVPTYNEAPNIAELVRRVTTETAGIDAEIVFVDDSTDDTPDVIAAVAAEATIPVRLIHRARRTGGLGGAVLEGIAAAAADACLVMDGDLQHPPEEIPALYARFLQGDVDVVIASRYAGDGTSAGLAGRTRVMVSKASTALTRAMFPIRLKDVSDPMTGFFLIDRRALDAETLRPRGFKILLEILARKNLRVAEVPFEFADRHAGDSKASVRQGLHFLTQLTALRFGKMSLFAVIGGLGALANVALVWALTHLGVNYLIAAIVASEVTIIGNFLLQERFVFHDMKGAASGVWSRFAKSFTFNNAELLIRIPIVALMVNTGHISAVIATAITLVVAFIVRFVFHSLVVYAPRKAGAPVSAGRRFVDELDAQAMSPGEL
- the kynA gene encoding tryptophan 2,3-dioxygenase, encoding MSDGVQQNTRTIEESVVTDFSDRMSYGGYLELDTLLAAQHPLSSPEHHDELLFIIQHQTTELWLKLVLHELSGACVFLREDRLAPALKCIARVKHIQRTLTEQWSVLATLTPAEYAQFRGVLGNASGFQSAQYRAVEFTLGNKNAAMLRVFDADAAAHALVRDALEAPSLYDEFLRLLARQGYGIPGSVLERDVTKAWTFTPELVPLFAEIYADPQTHWAAYETCEELVDLEDNFQLWRFRHLKTVDRIIGFKKGTGGSSGVPFLQRALELTFFPELFAVRTEIGG
- a CDS encoding glycine cleavage system protein R, which codes for MTTLVLTVVGPDRAGLVAAVADVVDAHGGNWENSQLAELAGAFAGIVQVSVDETRVEELRAALSALDGLLTVTAHAGAGEGVSTPDREFSFRVLGNDRPGIVREVSTALSSQGLSIERMSTETYDAAMAGGRLFEASISARVPASVDVDAVQAALEALAAEIQVDVTREA
- a CDS encoding polysaccharide deacetylase family protein, with the protein product MTDSTRSGARRRRPSARVRRRRRLTAFISALVLVAALVVTISVIALNRGGADAAPAPADATSDPTPEPTQTPLTAAQQLLDSTDDPNACAVSFAGDGVADAPMLQTQGALYSGLPIPSRDGMVFAGWYADPAEAAAFSIPSRVNGSELVACTDQQITLYGSWKTPDENVAENARIPIMMYHQFTTRPEGEDGWLRGNYAYIGDFDAHMNHVATGGFYLPTWDELSAFIDGRLWLPNHSVVITDDDADQTWFDLAVPVIDKYKLLSTSFMITAYRQDPAPSPYVLRRSHTHDMHQAGANGQGRIVNWSIPEIVADMQASADVLGVKEVMAYPFGHYNETAKEALREAGFEMARTIEPGYVTIGTDKLALPVVRVNYGMNVNDIINLIG
- a CDS encoding aldehyde dehydrogenase family protein, whose translation is MSSSVKAPAPSTEALPDGADRLDAAIDDLSAGTRTWSHLTLAQRARLLERLHATVSAVAQEWAETAATSKGLDPRHPLRGEEWLSGPYATLVALEAYRRSLEALASGRSPLDGVKTDAAPGGRLRAHVFPLAAMDSVLLSGYTGEVWFEAGVTRHEALMAAGLGQRHPTRSGGIGLVLGAGNVTSIPVLDVLYELLAHNRVVILKVNPTQDSLVPVFERALAPLIEPGLLRIVTGAGDVGAYLTGHPQVDHVHITGAAPTFDAIVWGTGAAGTRRRREDRPQLKKPITSELGGVSPIIVVPGTWSAADLRFQAEHVVTMRLQNSGHNCIAGQVVILSADWPQRAAFLRELRRAFDAAPARPVWYPRSDEKLDTAAASYPDARRCGDGSRLLVEVRAGADAAALETTEYFAPVLGVVDLPGNGQEFLDAAVAHANDALVGTLGANVLIDPATQSALGDGFERAIAELRYGAIAINSWTAFGFLTPTLTWGGFPGATLQDVHSGIGVVHNALLLDGVERSITRGPFRPFPRSLRGSRFSVLPKPPWFVDARTGAAVSEGFTRYRMDGNLARLAGTLVQAFRA